Part of the Apostichopus japonicus isolate 1M-3 chromosome 18, ASM3797524v1, whole genome shotgun sequence genome, ATAATCATCCCTGCACATGTCAACCATTTTGTTCACTCTGTAAATCTGATATTGGCCTTcacttttaaaacttttttgtACAATATCAAGCATATCTGTTATCATTGAAGAGGCAATGATTGcaaagagaaaagacaaaaccaCACAAAGTCATAATCTGGAGTTTTACAATTGCAAACTTTTGCTTCAATGTTGTAAATTAAATGTTTAACAACACATCAGTTTTGATGTGGCTAACCTTAGGGCATACACAGACATGTTAAAGATACTCAAAATAAAAAGGCATGTCACAAGAGttattaaaatatgaacagTTATGTTTAAGATGTCAGATATATAAGGCTAGTACCCTGCACattatcatttgttttatttacatcaAACACCAAGCTTCACTGGATAACTTTAGAACACATCCTATAGTGTGTCTTTTCCCCCCAcccctgtccccctcccctacaaAGTGTATCTCTCACCCTTCCCCATGTCAACCGTAAAGCATTCTGGTCTCCTTCAAGATATATGCAGCTCAGAGGGTTCTGTTATATACAAACACAATACTTAGCTCATTATTCTAGTCTTTTCCAAAGTCTATGCATTTCAGGGAATATAAGATTATAACTTACACAGTCCTTAGTTCATAGTTCTAGTTCCCTTCAAGATATATGCAGCTTGGAGGATTCTATTCTATATAAACACAATACTATGCTCAGTATTCTAGTGTTCTTCAAAATCTATGCACTTCAGGGAAAATTAGATtatatcttacacagtactgaGTTCATAGTTCTAGTTCCCTTCAAGATCTATGCAGCTTGGAGGATTCTGttatatataaacacaatacaaaGCTCTGCATTCTAGTCTTCTTCAAAGTCTATGCATTTCAGGGAAAATTAGATTATAACTTATTCAGTACTGTGAGTTCATAATTCTAGTTTCCTTTAAGATCTATGCAGCTTGGAGGATTctattatatataaacacaatactAATCTCAGTATTCTAGTCGTCTTCAAAGTCTATGCATTTCAGGGAATATTAGATTATAACTTACACAGTACTGAGTTCATTATTCATTAGGATTAGAGTGACATGAAGATAAAAGTTTCTATATAGAAACTAATAAATACCTTATTTGCCAAACTAAAAGTCTATTGAGATATCACACATATTTAATGCCAGCCCTCTAaaatgacaattgacaattaaaGGATTTCTCAAATCTTACATGGTGAAGAAAACTTTACTTTTGCTGTTTGAGGAGAGGGAAAGGATTgatagaaggggggggggggtgggaggtggaGCAAGAGTCTGTTATCTCAGGCATCCTTATCATATGAATAAAGGAAGGTAAagtttttccttattttccccaatttgtttttaactttactACTAGTTTATGGTAATTAAATTCTAAGTATTAAGAAGAGTGAGAGGGTCCGATATGGAGTGGATATGCCACACTTAAAGGGAAGGTATATGGTTCCCTTCAAATGTACGTAACCCCTGTGAAGATTGACTTCTGCAGGGACTTTAGTTGTCTTCACTCCATGAATAACATCTCGCCTGCTATTGTGAATGACACCTGTCACTGTTGCTACTGCTTCTGTAGAATCATCAAGTGTTTCAAGATACTCATTACTTTGACACTGTATCACTATCAACTCCCCTCTTGCAATAACAGAAAATttagatatagatatatcagATATTACCCATTGCTTCTTACTCTCTGTatgataaacaaaacatttatccCCTCTTCCATATCTCAGACTTTGTTCGAGTCTCCCTCCATCTAATTTAATGGACCGACAGCTTTCCCAGTTTGCCTTATTGTCTCTATGAGACGAAGTGTCAACAAATTTGTTTCGCAAGTCAAAGTATGGTGGAGATGGGGTTAAGTAACAGCGTGGTCCTTTGCTTTCGTCAATTCCCTCCTCACTTTCCCAAAGGAGACAACGATGTAAAAGAGCTTGCGTGATGTTGGATCTTACGTGCTCTGCGATATCAAGTTGCGCCACTTTGTGCAGCTGAGTTGCAGACATCTCTGTGAAACGAATCAGACTGCTTACCTTTCTTAGAGATGCCTCATCTTCTGTCTCTTCTAGTTTTCTCAGTAATGGAGTCAGCTTGAGAAGCAGACTATATTCAGTTTCAACAACGAGGTCAGAACTCTGCAAAACTTCACACAACTGATCCATCTCCAGAGCTGGTAGGAACTTTTCTAAAGAAAAGTACATTTTCTCTAAAATAATTTGTCTAGCACAACTCTGTAGGTGATGCATTTCCCAAAATTGTGCCGCTTTCAGAATCTCCGCCAACTCCTCATCTAGAGCCATAGTATGTACAAATTGGATGAGGAAATCAGTGCATGATTTTAATAGCTCAAGAATGTTGTATTTGTTTGCCAAAGAAACCATCTGCCAAATATCTTCAATGTTTATAGTAGCTTGCTCTGTGTACAAGAACTTTAGAAACTCATTGAAGACATGAGCATCGTCTTCTGATTCATTGAGAGCGATCATGTCACAATCGGACTCTTCATCTTTTGTCATTGAAGGAGCAAACCTCTCTGAATCATCCAACATCCTGCTAAAGACTGGACTCCATAAGCCTAGAATAAAGCGGTGGGTGTGGTAGGGTGTGCCATTTACCGATAAGATGATATCTGCCGAAGATCTGTCGTTGAATAAAGTTGCAAACCCTGCGGTTAATTCTTGGGTTTTTCGTATCGTTCGAGTTGATCGTTTATGTTCTGTGACCTGTGAGATGTAACATACAGATAGATTTGAGCTCACATTGTCTCATGGAAAAGATGCACTTTTCACTTGAAGTATGGAATCCTTACTACTTTTGATAAAGGCCAGCAGGTTAAGTGAAAATTGtatagaaatgtttttttaaatgaatatggTGAAAATGGTTCAATGGGCATAGTAGAGTGCCCTAATGTAGGCCAAGGAGTCTGCTACTCaagcagaggtcaaaggtcagtatTGAGGTCAAAAGAGGTCTACTgtaacatgtacatgtataggtAGGAGAATGTTTATTCATCCTTGGAATGTTGTTAGGTCTCCTGTATTCACTATAAGATCTTCTTATTTCAAGGTCCATTTCATGATTTGATCAATTGTCGTGCGTTGTGACGAAAAGTCTATGGGAATTGTCGGAATATTTGCTTAGACTCACAAACTTGTATATAGAGAAGCTGGTTGGATTCACAACATAGTTTCACTGGTCATGATGTACAGTTGGACggaaaatatatttgttattatattgTCAAAATTACCAACCCCCCACTTCACCCCACCTGTACCCCCCAAAACCTTAAAAGCAG contains:
- the LOC139958716 gene encoding uncharacterized protein translates to MAYFSEFDYSDAYDAYRDDFDDYSDYEYDFEPHDVHKDFHDYSDYECDCMMGKEEECKGKAKFVPTFENGFNIDGEIKTQEELQKLVTEHKRSTRTIRKTQELTAGFATLFNDRSSADIILSVNGTPYHTHRFILGLWSPVFSRMLDDSERFAPSMTKDEESDCDMIALNESEDDAHVFNEFLKFLYTEQATINIEDIWQMVSLANKYNILELLKSCTDFLIQFVHTMALDEELAEILKAAQFWEMHHLQSCARQIILEKMYFSLEKFLPALEMDQLCEVLQSSDLVVETEYSLLLKLTPLLRKLEETEDEASLRKVSSLIRFTEMSATQLHKVAQLDIAEHVRSNITQALLHRCLLWESEEGIDESKGPRCYLTPSPPYFDLRNKFVDTSSHRDNKANWESCRSIKLDGGRLEQSLRYGRGDKCFVYHTESKKQWVISDISISKFSVIARGELIVIQCQSNEYLETLDDSTEAVATVTGVIHNSRRDVIHGVKTTKVPAEVNLHRGYVHLKGTIYLPFKCGISTPYRTLSLFLILRI